The following proteins come from a genomic window of Bacteroidia bacterium:
- the ppk1 gene encoding polyphosphate kinase 1 — protein sequence MNILSHHPKYYNRELSWILFNQRVLEEACNPNHPLLERLKFLAIFSSNLDEFFMIRVAGLKDQVEAQVNTLSPDGLTAAQQLQKISELLHPLVEKQSKILQEQILPELRKHKIRLRSYSALNDTQKQELKEYFYAQVFPVLTPLAVDPAHPFPPLNNLGLNILVILKGSHKEERKIAVVQVPRILPRFVPIHNTSHHHDFILMEHLIEEHIDTLFPNMKVLSVEEFKVTRNSDMEISEAEADDLLKLIEKELRKRRLGTVVRLEVSKKIDADTRAFLKSVLNLEENDIYDIDEYLNINDFMEIVKLDIPELKDPPFMPAPCKVILETGDIFEAIKKQDIILHHPYDSFNVIVDLVKTAANDPNVLAIKQTLYRTGGAHSPIVQALKEAALNGIQVSVLIELKARFDETHNITWAEELRMAGANVVYGLLGLKTHCKLLMIVRQEGNKIVRYVHIGTGNYNVNTGKLYTDISILTCQDEIGSDVAELFNLLTGYSKQDSWRMLSVAPINIRQTLLYNIRQTIEHHTPENPSFIRAALNALVDTEIIDALYEASQKGVKIQLVVRGICCLKAGIPGLSENIMVKSILGRYLEHSRIAHFKYGNTEKVFIGSADWMPRNLNKRVEVLLLVKEKHIVERLKHILDVMIADNTQSYILQSDGHYIKTTPKPNEKRIHAQEIFMNEAIYRTKQINNIL from the coding sequence ATGAACATTTTATCCCATCACCCTAAATACTACAACCGAGAATTGAGTTGGATACTATTTAATCAAAGAGTGTTGGAAGAAGCATGTAACCCGAATCATCCCCTTTTAGAAAGATTAAAATTTTTAGCAATTTTTAGTTCTAATTTAGATGAGTTTTTCATGATACGTGTAGCGGGCTTAAAGGACCAGGTAGAAGCTCAAGTCAATACTTTATCCCCTGATGGACTTACTGCTGCACAGCAGTTACAAAAAATTTCTGAACTTTTACATCCTTTGGTAGAAAAACAAAGTAAAATTTTACAAGAGCAAATTTTACCTGAACTGCGCAAGCATAAGATTCGTTTGCGTAGTTACTCGGCACTCAATGATACTCAAAAACAAGAATTGAAAGAGTACTTTTATGCACAAGTATTTCCTGTGCTTACGCCTTTGGCAGTAGATCCTGCTCATCCTTTTCCGCCGCTTAATAATTTGGGCTTGAACATATTAGTGATACTTAAAGGTTCACATAAAGAGGAGCGAAAAATTGCCGTAGTACAAGTACCTCGCATTTTGCCACGTTTTGTACCTATACATAACACTTCTCATCATCACGATTTTATTTTAATGGAACATTTAATTGAAGAACATATAGACACTCTTTTTCCTAATATGAAAGTGCTTTCTGTGGAGGAGTTCAAGGTTACGCGTAATTCTGATATGGAGATTTCCGAAGCAGAAGCAGATGACTTACTTAAATTGATTGAAAAAGAGCTACGTAAAAGGCGATTAGGCACAGTAGTACGCTTAGAAGTAAGCAAAAAAATAGATGCGGACACGCGTGCTTTTCTCAAATCTGTATTGAATTTAGAGGAGAATGACATTTACGATATTGATGAGTATCTCAACATCAACGATTTTATGGAGATAGTCAAGTTAGATATTCCCGAGCTCAAAGATCCCCCTTTTATGCCTGCGCCTTGTAAAGTAATTTTAGAAACAGGAGATATTTTTGAAGCCATTAAGAAGCAAGATATTATTTTACACCATCCTTATGATAGTTTCAATGTAATTGTAGATTTAGTCAAAACTGCGGCTAATGACCCTAATGTATTAGCTATCAAACAAACATTATATCGCACAGGGGGGGCTCATTCACCAATTGTACAAGCCCTCAAAGAAGCAGCCCTAAATGGTATTCAAGTAAGCGTATTGATAGAACTCAAAGCCCGCTTTGATGAAACCCATAATATCACTTGGGCAGAAGAGCTACGAATGGCAGGTGCAAATGTAGTATATGGCTTACTAGGTCTAAAAACTCACTGCAAACTACTAATGATAGTCCGCCAAGAAGGAAATAAAATTGTACGATATGTACATATTGGTACAGGAAACTACAATGTAAATACAGGTAAGCTCTACACAGATATCAGCATTCTTACTTGCCAAGATGAAATAGGTAGTGATGTAGCTGAATTATTTAATCTTTTAACAGGATACTCTAAACAAGACTCTTGGCGAATGCTATCCGTAGCCCCTATAAATATCCGACAAACTTTGCTATACAACATTCGGCAAACCATAGAACATCACACACCTGAAAACCCTAGCTTTATTCGCGCTGCCCTTAATGCCCTAGTAGATACAGAAATTATTGACGCCCTCTATGAAGCTTCTCAAAAAGGCGTTAAAATTCAATTGGTTGTAAGAGGAATCTGCTGCTTAAAAGCGGGCATACCTGGTTTGAGTGAGAATATCATGGTCAAAAGTATTTTGGGAAGGTATTTAGAACACTCCAGAATTGCTCATTTTAAGTACGGTAATACAGAAAAAGTATTCATTGGCAGTGCAGATTGGATGCCAAGGAACTTAAATAAACGAGTTGAGGTTTTATTATTAGTCAAGGAAAAACATATTGTCGAACGCTTAAAACACATTCTCGATGTCATGATTGCAGACAATACCCAATCCTATATTTTACAAAGCGACGGACACTACATTAAAACCACACCTAAACCCAACGAAAAGCGTATACACGCCCAAGAAATCTTTATGAACGAAGCTATTTACCGAACAAAACAAATTAACAACATACTCTGA